A window of Clostridia bacterium contains these coding sequences:
- the mltG gene encoding endolytic transglycosylase MltG, producing MRALLKLIFVALIAAMLWLAWAIFAPLRPDTTRYVLLRPGWSTRRIAQELGAAGVLRNRHAFLLAYYAGKRRTLKAGEYKFDEAENTLEVMDRLERGDVYVHTVVVPEGYNMFEIAQAVEQAGLGKAADFLAIARTETSLIQSVDPQAKSLEGYLFPDTYQFTRTQSLHDMAAAMVKRFQQEARAIGLTENVHQVVTLASIIEKETGVPEERPIVASVYYNRLGKRLGLAADPTVVYASLLDGRYRGTIYQSDLQADSPYNTYKFAGLPPGPIANPGRASLEAAMRPAQTEFLYFVAEGNGSGRHRFANSYEEHERNVVSYRRAVNGRQLPAR from the coding sequence ATGCGAGCGCTTCTCAAGCTGATCTTTGTCGCCCTGATTGCCGCTATGCTTTGGCTGGCATGGGCGATCTTCGCCCCGCTGCGTCCGGATACGACGAGGTACGTTCTGCTTCGTCCGGGCTGGTCAACGCGGCGCATCGCCCAGGAACTCGGTGCCGCCGGCGTGCTGCGCAATCGCCACGCCTTCCTGCTGGCCTACTACGCGGGCAAGCGTAGGACGCTCAAGGCCGGAGAATACAAATTCGACGAAGCAGAGAACACGCTCGAAGTGATGGATCGCCTGGAGCGCGGAGATGTATACGTACACACGGTTGTCGTGCCCGAGGGCTACAACATGTTCGAGATCGCGCAAGCCGTGGAACAGGCAGGACTGGGGAAAGCTGCCGACTTTCTCGCTATCGCACGTACCGAGACCAGCCTTATCCAGAGCGTCGATCCGCAGGCGAAGAGCCTTGAAGGCTACCTCTTCCCCGACACCTATCAATTCACGCGGACACAGAGCCTTCATGACATGGCCGCGGCCATGGTGAAGCGCTTCCAGCAGGAAGCACGCGCCATCGGCTTGACGGAAAATGTGCACCAGGTCGTGACCCTGGCTTCCATCATCGAGAAGGAAACCGGGGTGCCGGAGGAGCGTCCGATTGTGGCCAGCGTTTACTACAACCGCTTAGGCAAGCGCCTCGGGCTGGCGGCCGATCCCACGGTGGTCTATGCTTCCCTGCTCGACGGCCGTTATCGCGGCACCATCTATCAGAGCGATTTGCAGGCCGACTCGCCCTATAACACCTACAAATTTGCTGGACTACCGCCGGGGCCCATCGCCAATCCCGGACGCGCATCGCTGGAAGCAGCCATGCGCCCGGCGCAAACGGAATTTCTTTACTTCGTCGCCGAAGGCAACGGCTCGGGACGCCATCGGTTCGCGAACAGCTACGAAGAACATGAGCGCAACGTGGTCTCTTATCGCAGGGCCGTCAACGGACGCCAGTTGCCTGCGCGATAA
- a CDS encoding DUF4292 domain-containing protein: MNRFTSRYLLVLVMLPLLLFSSGCLFRSRKVEQRASTAPLLTANQQELVARINAEAAQIRTMNATVDIAASVGGARKGKITDYQEIRGYILAQKPAMLRMIGLFPIVRNRAFDMVSDGQEFKLSVPPKNRFIVGRNDVINPSSTKPLENLRPQHIYDALLLREVDPQNEIAVLEGATEDVIDPKTKKAVQQGTYIINVIRRDGGPAWFLSRKIYFNRVNLTPDRQIVYDKNGNVATIAEYSDFRSYNGVNFPSRIRIVRPQEEYEIGLKMVSLKLNEPLKPEQFNLQQPPGSQLVRLDANGNAQTASGDGK, from the coding sequence ATGAATCGTTTTACTTCGCGCTATCTTTTGGTACTCGTCATGCTCCCGCTCCTGCTTTTTTCGAGTGGCTGCCTGTTCCGCTCACGCAAAGTGGAGCAGCGAGCGAGCACGGCTCCTCTGCTGACGGCCAACCAACAGGAACTCGTCGCCCGCATCAACGCCGAAGCAGCCCAGATCAGGACCATGAATGCAACGGTCGATATCGCGGCCTCTGTAGGTGGCGCGCGTAAAGGCAAAATCACGGATTACCAGGAGATTCGCGGGTACATCCTCGCGCAGAAGCCGGCGATGCTGCGCATGATAGGGCTGTTCCCGATCGTGAGAAATCGCGCGTTTGACATGGTCAGCGACGGGCAGGAGTTCAAGCTATCGGTTCCGCCCAAGAATCGCTTTATCGTCGGCCGCAACGACGTGATTAACCCTTCCAGCACGAAACCGCTCGAGAACCTGCGTCCGCAACATATCTATGACGCCCTTCTGCTCCGGGAAGTCGACCCGCAAAACGAGATAGCGGTTCTGGAAGGGGCTACGGAAGACGTCATCGACCCCAAGACGAAAAAAGCGGTGCAGCAGGGGACCTACATCATCAACGTCATCCGCCGTGATGGCGGCCCGGCGTGGTTTCTTTCGCGCAAAATCTACTTCAACCGCGTGAACCTCACTCCGGATCGCCAGATCGTTTACGACAAGAACGGCAACGTCGCCACGATCGCCGAGTACAGCGATTTCCGGAGCTACAATGGCGTGAATTTTCCCAGCCGCATTCGCATCGTGCGTCCGCAGGAAGAATACGAAATCGGCCTGAAGATGGTTTCGCTCAAGTTAAACGAACCGCTCAAGCCCGAGCAGTTCAACCTGCAGCAGCCACCCGGGTCGCAACTCGTCCGGTTGGACGCGAATGGTAACGCGCAGACCGCCAGCGGCGACGGGAAATGA
- a CDS encoding ABC transporter permease, producing the protein MNKMIISNLVHRPLRSVISIVAIAVEVTLILLIVGLSIGIMNDTAERQKGIGADVMISPPGSSFISGITGAPVSIKVADRLRKMEHVTAVAPVVIQLNTAGNVEMIYGVDLTPGSPNNFNNIGNSFRFLAGGTFEGPDDMLIDDFFASQKNIKVGDSLEVLNHQFRVSGIVEHGKGARKFLPIETLQDLIGGQGKASMFYVKLDNPDNADSVVSAVKQIPGMEKYSVRSLREYLSLMTVENMPGFGTFIDIVIGISVIIGFIVIFQSMYTAVMERTREIGILKSLGANKFYIINVILRETLVLAITGIIVGIGFSFLARMGILVKFPLMRVMMTPQWVIKAALIAIVGAVLGALYPAFKAAQKDPIDALAYE; encoded by the coding sequence ATGAACAAGATGATCATCTCCAACCTGGTGCATCGGCCGTTGCGGTCGGTGATCAGCATCGTTGCTATCGCCGTTGAAGTTACGCTGATCTTGCTGATTGTCGGCCTTTCGATCGGCATCATGAATGACACTGCTGAGCGCCAGAAAGGCATTGGCGCCGACGTGATGATCTCGCCGCCCGGCTCGTCTTTCATAAGCGGCATCACCGGCGCGCCCGTTTCCATCAAGGTAGCGGATCGGCTGCGCAAGATGGAGCACGTTACGGCCGTTGCGCCGGTCGTCATACAGCTGAATACCGCCGGCAACGTCGAAATGATTTACGGCGTGGACCTCACGCCTGGCTCGCCGAACAACTTCAACAACATCGGCAACTCGTTCCGGTTTCTTGCGGGCGGGACCTTCGAAGGCCCTGATGACATGCTGATTGATGACTTCTTCGCTTCGCAGAAGAACATCAAGGTTGGCGACAGTCTCGAAGTGCTGAATCACCAGTTCCGCGTCTCCGGGATCGTGGAACACGGCAAAGGCGCGCGCAAGTTCCTGCCCATCGAAACCTTGCAGGACCTGATCGGCGGACAGGGCAAGGCCTCGATGTTCTACGTCAAGCTCGATAACCCCGACAACGCCGACTCCGTCGTGAGCGCCGTGAAGCAGATTCCCGGTATGGAGAAGTATTCCGTGCGTTCGCTCCGCGAGTACCTCTCGCTCATGACGGTGGAGAACATGCCCGGCTTCGGCACGTTCATCGACATCGTGATCGGCATATCCGTCATCATCGGCTTCATCGTGATCTTCCAGTCAATGTACACGGCCGTGATGGAGCGCACGCGCGAGATAGGTATTCTGAAGTCGCTCGGCGCGAACAAGTTCTACATCATCAATGTCATTCTTCGCGAAACGCTGGTACTCGCCATTACCGGCATCATCGTCGGCATCGGATTCAGCTTTCTTGCTCGCATGGGCATCCTGGTCAAGTTCCCGCTGATGCGCGTCATGATGACTCCGCAGTGGGTCATCAAGGCTGCCCTCATCGCGATCGTCGGTGCCGTTCTCGGCGCGCTGTATCCGGCGTTCAAGGCCGCACAGAAGGACCCGATCGACGCTTTGGCTTACGAATAG
- the rplM gene encoding 50S ribosomal protein L13 — MSTYFPKGEVTHKWYVVDADGQTLGRLASRVASILAGKESPRYTPFIDTGDHVIVINAAKVKLTGLKAESKVYRHYTGYPGGLREEEYVNRMERKPELIVQQAIQGMLPKSKLGKAMAKKLKVYRDDKHTHEAQKPEVLSLAKRA, encoded by the coding sequence ATGTCGACCTATTTCCCCAAGGGGGAAGTTACGCACAAGTGGTATGTCGTGGACGCCGATGGCCAGACCCTCGGTCGCCTCGCCTCTCGTGTTGCATCAATCCTTGCTGGCAAGGAAAGCCCCCGCTACACACCCTTCATCGATACTGGCGATCACGTCATCGTGATTAATGCCGCAAAGGTGAAGTTGACCGGCCTGAAGGCTGAGTCCAAGGTCTACCGTCACTACACCGGTTATCCGGGTGGATTGAGGGAAGAAGAGTACGTTAATCGCATGGAGCGCAAGCCGGAATTGATCGTTCAGCAGGCAATCCAAGGCATGCTGCCGAAGAGCAAGCTGGGCAAAGCAATGGCCAAGAAGCTCAAGGTGTACCGCGACGACAAGCACACGCATGAGGCACAGAAGCCGGAGGTTCTTTCTCTGGCGAAACGCGCATAG
- the rpsI gene encoding 30S ribosomal protein S9 — protein MADLVQYYGTGRRKSSVARVFLRPGSGEFKVNGKPFDVYFVTAAQRIIAKAALVLTETTGNFDVVATCKGGGITAQSGAVRMGVARALQEFNPELRPKMKAEGFMMRDSRMKERKKYGQKGARKRFQFSKR, from the coding sequence ATGGCTGATCTGGTTCAATATTACGGTACTGGACGTCGCAAATCGAGCGTCGCCCGCGTGTTCCTGCGCCCCGGTAGCGGGGAGTTCAAGGTGAACGGCAAGCCTTTTGACGTGTACTTTGTGACCGCTGCCCAGCGCATCATCGCAAAGGCCGCATTGGTCCTCACCGAAACGACGGGCAACTTCGACGTGGTCGCCACCTGCAAGGGCGGCGGTATCACGGCGCAGTCCGGCGCAGTTCGCATGGGCGTTGCCCGCGCCCTGCAGGAGTTCAATCCAGAACTCCGGCCCAAGATGAAGGCCGAAGGTTTCATGATGCGCGACTCGCGCATGAAGGAACGCAAGAAGTACGGCCAGAAGGGCGCCCGTAAGCGCTTCCAGTTCTCGAAGCGTTAG
- the rpsB gene encoding 30S ribosomal protein S2, translating into MANITMKELLEAGVHFGHQTKRWNPKMKEFIFGERNGIYIIDLQKTLKMFKEASKFVQDMATDGRIVLFVGTKRQAQDAIAEEAQRCGQFYINQRWLGGLLTNWVTVQKSVKRLKELDEMATDGRYELLPKKEVIKLERERKHLQANLAGIKNLNRLPDALFVIDSNKEQIAVKEARKLGIPVVAVVDTNCDPSEVDYVIPGNDDALRAIRLFASKIADSVVEGSQAATDKQTSDIAAGVGYSGPMVTAEEAPADAAAPEVTAATEDVSMEEVLGKGVRKAPEPDVTDTDVPQVETR; encoded by the coding sequence TTGGCTAACATAACGATGAAAGAGTTGCTCGAAGCTGGCGTTCACTTCGGGCACCAGACAAAACGTTGGAACCCCAAGATGAAGGAATTCATCTTCGGCGAACGTAACGGGATTTACATTATCGACCTGCAGAAGACGCTGAAGATGTTCAAGGAAGCGTCCAAGTTCGTGCAGGATATGGCCACGGATGGCCGTATCGTGCTGTTCGTCGGAACCAAGCGGCAGGCACAGGATGCCATCGCCGAAGAAGCGCAGCGTTGCGGACAGTTCTACATCAACCAGCGCTGGCTTGGTGGATTGCTCACCAACTGGGTGACCGTCCAGAAGTCAGTGAAGCGACTGAAGGAACTCGACGAGATGGCCACAGATGGCCGTTACGAACTGCTGCCAAAGAAAGAAGTTATCAAGCTTGAGCGCGAGCGCAAGCACTTGCAGGCCAACCTGGCCGGCATCAAGAATCTGAACCGCCTGCCGGACGCTCTTTTCGTGATCGACTCCAACAAGGAACAGATCGCCGTGAAGGAAGCGCGCAAGCTTGGCATCCCAGTCGTTGCCGTGGTGGATACCAACTGCGACCCGAGCGAAGTCGATTACGTGATCCCCGGCAATGATGACGCCCTGCGCGCCATCCGCCTGTTCGCGTCCAAGATTGCCGACTCCGTCGTCGAAGGCAGCCAGGCTGCCACCGACAAGCAGACGTCCGACATCGCCGCTGGCGTAGGTTACTCCGGCCCAATGGTGACAGCAGAAGAAGCGCCTGCCGACGCGGCTGCGCCGGAAGTCACTGCTGCTACGGAAGACGTCAGCATGGAAGAGGTTCTTGGAAAGGGCGTACGCAAGGCTCCCGAGCCGGACGTCACCGACACCGACGTGCCGCAGGTGGAGACCCGATAG
- the tsf gene encoding translation elongation factor Ts — MGTSTNISAAMVKELRDKSGAPMMDCKNALTEAKGDMEQAFVVLRKKGMATAAKKATRTTSEGSVSSYIHAGGKIGVLLEVNCESDFVARTDDFKNLTHDIAMHIAAVDPKFVRREDVTQEAFEKEKEIYRAQAAATGKPAAVVEKIVEGKMGKFYEEVCLLDQPFIKDQTITIQQLIATVIGKLGENISVRRFARFKVGEVGETIAVTKLAAAEEAAQ, encoded by the coding sequence ATGGGAACATCTACGAACATCAGCGCAGCAATGGTAAAGGAACTCCGTGACAAGTCGGGCGCTCCCATGATGGATTGCAAGAATGCGCTCACCGAAGCGAAGGGTGACATGGAGCAGGCGTTTGTGGTGCTCCGCAAGAAAGGCATGGCGACGGCCGCCAAGAAGGCGACCCGCACGACCAGCGAAGGCAGCGTCTCCAGCTACATTCACGCCGGCGGCAAGATTGGCGTGCTGCTCGAGGTGAACTGCGAGAGCGACTTCGTGGCCCGCACCGACGACTTCAAGAATCTTACGCATGACATCGCGATGCACATCGCCGCAGTCGATCCCAAGTTCGTCCGCCGCGAAGACGTCACGCAAGAGGCATTCGAGAAGGAGAAGGAAATTTACCGTGCGCAGGCTGCCGCCACTGGCAAGCCCGCAGCCGTCGTCGAGAAAATCGTCGAGGGGAAGATGGGCAAGTTCTACGAGGAAGTGTGCCTGCTCGATCAGCCCTTCATTAAGGACCAGACCATCACGATCCAGCAACTCATTGCCACGGTCATCGGCAAGCTGGGTGAAAACATTTCGGTTCGTCGCTTCGCTCGCTTCAAGGTTGGCGAAGTAGGGGAGACCATTGCGGTCACCAAGCTCGCCGCCGCGGAAGAAGCCGCGCAGTGA
- a CDS encoding radical SAM protein codes for MHKPIKYLEKAFTYGAKAAWAVFEQANSVKANPSFTPKWSDKPLLKSYQKTKPPLGWPRTTDSLCPKCVPEIRKQILDGALPYEILLNEKIGEIKAQIIERDGQILMVKDCPKHGHFEDVMAIDTDFFRHLEEVFPGRDIRAHNDEKLHNHGTSTVKYGRGSVLTIDLTNRCNMMCDPCFMDANQVGFVHELTWDEIKTMLDNAISIKPKRQMSVQFSGGEPTLSPYFLDAVAYARKVGYNSVQAATNGIEFAKSPEFAKQAADAGLRYAYLQFDGIGNAANSHRKVGNLFDVKLRAIENLHNAGVDIVPVTTIVNGLNNEQVGRIVQFALDNPKKISFLSFQPVSFTGRDEEITDERRAAQRYTLSHLAHDVKDQVNLGEPTRDWFPISFISTFSDWADLVHGPSADWGSLSCGCHPNCGIGMALMIDKETKEAVPVTAFLNGDRIATDVAKVNDAGRGKLLSIVGMTLALARNYDPFKAPKHFKLTDLLKKFDKTFGATDSADEKYGTQGPERTEEDIKKRRSDRWNFLFIAGMWFQDLFNYDFRRTEQCIIPYATQEGEISFCAYNTGVGWRNIIEKMHMTATLTKWYEEHGRHEIFAGNKKVALATTGHSLHLNEEHVHAEANDTLDKLGIAKNAGQEKARARDAKLSAAENAKMAALYREHILGEKPPQDGFVPLGILSTKPAPSTRNKDVAEKVMGD; via the coding sequence ATGCATAAGCCAATCAAGTATCTCGAAAAAGCTTTCACTTATGGCGCCAAGGCGGCGTGGGCTGTATTCGAACAGGCGAACAGCGTGAAAGCCAACCCGTCGTTCACGCCAAAGTGGAGCGACAAGCCGCTGCTCAAGTCGTACCAGAAGACGAAGCCGCCGCTGGGCTGGCCGCGCACCACCGACTCGCTCTGCCCGAAGTGCGTTCCGGAGATCCGCAAGCAGATACTGGATGGCGCGTTGCCGTACGAAATTCTTCTCAACGAGAAGATCGGCGAAATCAAGGCGCAGATCATCGAGCGCGACGGCCAGATCCTGATGGTGAAGGACTGCCCGAAGCACGGCCACTTCGAAGACGTGATGGCGATCGATACAGACTTCTTCCGCCACCTTGAAGAAGTTTTCCCCGGCCGCGACATTCGCGCACACAATGACGAGAAGCTGCATAACCACGGCACGTCCACCGTCAAGTACGGCCGCGGCTCCGTGCTGACGATCGATCTGACCAACCGCTGCAACATGATGTGCGATCCCTGCTTTATGGACGCGAACCAGGTCGGTTTCGTCCATGAACTCACGTGGGACGAGATCAAGACCATGCTGGACAACGCAATCTCCATCAAGCCCAAGCGGCAGATGAGCGTTCAGTTCAGTGGCGGCGAGCCGACTCTTTCCCCGTACTTCCTGGATGCTGTCGCCTACGCGCGCAAGGTTGGCTACAACTCCGTGCAGGCGGCAACGAATGGCATCGAGTTCGCCAAGAGCCCGGAGTTTGCCAAGCAGGCTGCGGATGCCGGGCTGCGCTATGCATATCTTCAGTTCGACGGCATAGGGAATGCGGCGAACTCGCATCGCAAGGTTGGCAACCTGTTCGACGTGAAGCTGCGCGCGATTGAAAATCTGCACAACGCCGGCGTGGACATTGTGCCGGTCACGACCATCGTCAACGGTCTGAACAACGAGCAGGTCGGGCGCATCGTCCAGTTCGCACTCGACAATCCTAAGAAGATCAGCTTCCTCTCGTTCCAGCCTGTGTCGTTCACCGGTCGCGACGAAGAGATAACGGACGAGCGCCGCGCGGCCCAGCGCTACACGCTGAGCCACCTGGCGCACGACGTGAAAGACCAGGTTAACCTGGGCGAACCCACGCGCGACTGGTTCCCCATCTCCTTCATCAGCACGTTCAGCGACTGGGCGGATCTCGTGCATGGTCCGAGCGCTGACTGGGGATCGCTTAGCTGCGGCTGCCATCCGAACTGCGGTATCGGCATGGCTCTCATGATCGACAAGGAGACGAAGGAAGCCGTGCCGGTGACGGCATTCCTCAATGGCGATCGCATCGCCACGGACGTAGCCAAGGTGAACGATGCGGGCCGAGGCAAGCTTCTCTCTATCGTCGGTATGACGTTGGCGCTGGCGCGCAATTACGATCCATTCAAGGCGCCGAAGCACTTCAAACTCACCGACCTGCTAAAGAAATTCGACAAGACATTCGGCGCCACGGATTCGGCTGACGAAAAGTACGGAACGCAGGGTCCGGAGCGCACGGAAGAAGACATCAAGAAGCGCCGTTCCGACCGTTGGAACTTCCTGTTCATTGCCGGCATGTGGTTCCAGGATCTCTTCAATTACGATTTCCGCCGCACCGAGCAGTGCATCATCCCGTATGCCACGCAGGAAGGCGAGATCAGCTTCTGCGCCTACAACACCGGTGTGGGGTGGCGCAACATCATCGAGAAGATGCACATGACGGCTACGCTTACTAAGTGGTACGAGGAGCACGGCCGCCACGAAATCTTCGCCGGCAACAAAAAGGTCGCGCTGGCCACCACCGGGCACTCGCTCCATTTGAACGAGGAGCACGTGCACGCAGAAGCTAATGACACACTCGATAAGCTGGGCATCGCGAAGAACGCCGGGCAGGAGAAGGCCCGCGCCCGTGATGCCAAATTGAGCGCAGCTGAAAACGCGAAGATGGCGGCGCTGTATCGTGAGCACATTCTGGGCGAAAAGCCTCCACAGGATGGCTTCGTTCCGCTCGGAATTCTTTCAACGAAACCTGCACCCTCGACCCGGAACAAAGACGTTGCCGAAAAGGTAATGGGCGATTAG
- a CDS encoding proline dehydrogenase family protein: MLRALFIGLSTNKPLRSFAENNSLGRRMSHRFVAGESVEDLIAATEAVNKQGIHVTVDNLGENVTNREEALHSAKLYHCLLDEIEKRKLDANVSLKLTHMGLDVDEQLAKGIVSELLDHAVQINSFIRIDMEDSSYTQKTIDFTRQLHNRPGYQGRVGTVLQAYMKRTEADAKLLCSEGIRIRLCKGAYREPAEVAIQDKRDVDANYVKVAKQIIKSGVFHGIATHDENIVNELKAWSKAEGIPKSAFEFQMLHGIRRDLQQQLASEGWGVRIYIPFGTEWYPYFMRRLAERPANVIFIAKNLLRS; the protein is encoded by the coding sequence ATGCTCAGAGCACTATTCATTGGACTTTCCACCAACAAGCCGCTGCGCTCGTTCGCAGAGAACAATTCGCTTGGCCGTAGAATGTCGCACCGTTTCGTTGCCGGCGAGAGCGTAGAAGACTTGATCGCCGCCACAGAGGCCGTTAACAAGCAGGGCATCCACGTCACAGTCGATAATCTGGGCGAGAACGTAACCAACCGGGAAGAGGCGCTGCACAGCGCCAAGCTATATCACTGTTTGCTGGACGAGATCGAGAAGCGCAAGCTCGACGCCAACGTCAGCTTGAAGCTCACGCACATGGGCCTCGACGTCGACGAGCAACTGGCAAAAGGCATCGTCAGCGAACTGCTTGATCATGCTGTCCAGATCAACAGCTTTATCCGCATCGACATGGAGGACTCGTCTTACACGCAGAAGACCATCGACTTCACTCGTCAACTGCACAATCGTCCCGGCTACCAGGGACGGGTGGGGACCGTGTTGCAGGCCTACATGAAACGCACCGAAGCCGATGCCAAGTTGCTGTGCTCGGAAGGCATCCGCATCCGTCTCTGCAAAGGCGCATATCGCGAGCCTGCCGAGGTTGCCATCCAGGACAAGCGGGATGTTGATGCCAATTATGTCAAGGTGGCGAAGCAGATCATCAAGAGCGGCGTGTTTCATGGTATTGCTACGCACGACGAGAACATCGTCAATGAGTTGAAGGCATGGTCGAAAGCGGAAGGCATTCCCAAGAGCGCTTTCGAGTTCCAGATGCTCCACGGCATCCGTCGCGACCTGCAACAGCAACTCGCGAGTGAAGGCTGGGGAGTGCGCATCTATATACCGTTTGGCACTGAATGGTATCCATACTTCATGCGCCGCCTGGCGGAACGTCCGGCGAACGTCATCTTCATTGCAAAGAACCTTTTGCGGTCATGA
- the trxB gene encoding thioredoxin-disulfide reductase codes for MEDIRNVVIMGSGCAGLTAAIYAARANLKPLVLDGHEPGGQLALTTLVENFPGFPEGIQGPELIDNMRQQAARFGAEFTSGHVQKVHLAQHPFTLYVGHEQVIKTRSLIIASGASARWLNLPSEQALIGHGVTSCATCDGFFFSGKEITVIGGGDSAMEEALFLTRFATKVTIIHRRDIFRASKIMYDRAKAHPKIEFLPNTVVDEVLDVEKKEVTALKLRDVKTNKSWVFPTSAMFLGIGHIPNASMFKGVLDTDDDGYLKSRDYVFTGVPGVFACGDVQDRRYRQAITAAGSGCAAAIEAEKYLEELGR; via the coding sequence ATGGAAGACATACGCAATGTAGTAATCATGGGGTCCGGTTGTGCCGGATTGACTGCGGCGATTTATGCCGCTCGCGCTAACCTGAAGCCGCTTGTGCTCGATGGGCACGAGCCGGGCGGACAGCTCGCGCTCACCACTCTGGTCGAGAACTTCCCCGGTTTCCCCGAAGGAATTCAGGGGCCGGAGTTGATCGACAACATGCGCCAGCAGGCTGCGCGTTTCGGGGCGGAGTTCACGTCCGGGCACGTGCAGAAGGTTCATCTCGCGCAACACCCGTTCACGCTGTACGTAGGCCACGAGCAAGTGATTAAGACTCGTTCGCTCATCATCGCGAGCGGTGCCAGTGCGCGCTGGCTCAACCTGCCTAGCGAACAGGCTCTCATTGGCCACGGCGTTACTTCCTGCGCCACCTGCGACGGCTTCTTTTTCAGCGGGAAGGAGATCACGGTCATCGGTGGCGGAGATTCCGCTATGGAGGAGGCGCTGTTCCTGACGCGATTTGCGACCAAGGTCACGATCATTCACCGTCGCGATATCTTCCGGGCCTCGAAAATCATGTACGACCGCGCCAAGGCGCATCCGAAGATCGAATTCCTGCCGAACACCGTAGTGGATGAGGTCCTCGACGTCGAAAAGAAAGAGGTCACCGCCCTCAAACTGCGCGACGTCAAGACGAACAAGAGCTGGGTTTTTCCGACCAGTGCCATGTTCCTCGGCATTGGACACATTCCGAATGCATCGATGTTCAAAGGTGTGCTTGACACCGACGACGACGGTTATCTCAAAAGTCGCGATTACGTCTTCACCGGGGTGCCCGGCGTTTTCGCTTGCGGCGACGTGCAGGATCGGCGTTATAGGCAAGCGATTACGGCCGCAGGCTCGGGCTGCGCTGCGGCCATTGAAGCTGAAAAATACCTGGAAGAGTTGGGCAGGTAA
- a CDS encoding allantoinase codes for MANLTLVYGMRLLPSEEVIEIGEAPVQLKGGREAHVTMHVLEGSKREIEAQLRQSIEAFFDLYPEI; via the coding sequence ATGGCAAATCTTACGCTTGTATATGGGATGAGGCTGCTGCCCTCCGAGGAAGTGATCGAGATAGGTGAGGCTCCGGTACAACTAAAAGGCGGGCGCGAGGCGCACGTGACTATGCACGTGCTGGAAGGCTCGAAGAGGGAGATCGAAGCGCAACTCCGCCAGAGCATTGAAGCTTTCTTTGATCTCTATCCGGAGATCTAG